Genomic segment of Sodaliphilus pleomorphus:
GGCTATCACGGCAACCTCACAGCCAACCAAATCGTGAACCAGATACTGAGCGTGCCCGAGAGCAGCCAGCTCACCAATGTGGTGTTTATGGGCATGGGCGAGCCGCTCGACAACCCCGACGAGGTGCTCAAGGTGATCGAGATACTCACGGCCCCGTGGGGGCTGGCATGGAGCCCCAAGCGCATCACCGTGTCGACAGTGGGCGTGAAACCCGCCCTCAAGCAGCTGGTCGAGACCACCCAGGTGCACATCGCCGTGAGCGTGCACAACGCCATCGCCCAGGAGCGCGGCTCGATGATGCCCATCGAGAAGGTGTATCCCATAAAGGAGGTGCTCGAGATGCTGGGCGAGTATGACTTTGCCCACCAGCGCCGCCTCTCGCTCGAGTACATCATGTGGCAATGGTTCAACGACGACATCAAGCACGCCGAGGCCCTGCGTGAAATCATTCCCAACGAGCACGTGCGGGTCAACCTCATACGCTACCACATGATACCGGGCGTGCCCAAGCTGCGCACCAGCAGCGACGAGCGCATGGCCCAGTTCCGCGACTACCTGAACGGGCACGGCATCACCTGCACAATACGCCGCAGCCGCGGCGAGGACATCTCGGCAGCCTGCGGCATGCTGGCCGGCAAGGTGAAAGACCTGGCCAAAAAGGACAACAGCAAGAGCAACAACACAACAAAGTAACATCACTTTTTTTAATCCATAACCATAACCTAAAAGAAATGAAGCGAGCAATTACACTGTGGTTGCTTTGTGCTGCCGTCACCAGTATGGCTCTGGCAGCCAAGCAGCCCGCAGGCTACTACCAGCAGGCCCAGGGCAAGACCGGGCAGGCCCTGCTGAGCGCACTCTACAACATCATCTCAAGCCACACGTCGATAAGCTATAGCGGCCTGTGGACAGCCTACAAGACCACCGACTGCGACAGCGAGGGCTACATCATCGACATGTACAGCAACGTGCGATACCTCTACGGCCAGAAGCAGGGAGCCAGCTACTCCAACATAGGCGACAGCTACAACCGCGAGCACTCGTTTCCTCAAAGCTGGTTTGCCAAGGCCACTCCCATGAAGACCGACCTGTTTCACGTGGTGCCCACCGACGGCTATGTCAACAACCAGCGCGGCAACTACCCCTTTGGCGAGTGCGAGGGCGGCACACGCCTCACCAACGGCAGCTACAGGGCCAAGGGACGCCTGGGCACCTGCACCACCACTGGCTACAGCGGCAAGGTGTGGGAACCCGACGACGAGTACAAGGGCGACTTTGCCCGCATCTACTTCTACATGGCCACCTGCTACAACAACCGTATTGCCTCGTGGCCGGGCAACGACAGCAACGCCGCTGCCGTGCTCGCCGGCAACAGCTACCCGGTGTACAAGGACTGGTACATCGCCATGCTGCTCAAGTGGGACCGCGAGGACCCCGTGAGCGAGCGCGAGCGCGAGCGCAACGATGCCGTCTACGACCTTCAGAAGAACCGCAACCCCTATGTCGACCACCCCGAGCTGGTGGAATATGTGTGGGGCAACAAGATAGGCACCGCCTGGCAGGAAAACGGCGACACCGCCACTGTGACCATCGTCACGCCCACAGCACTCCCGGCCATCGACTCGACCAGCACCTCGCTCACTGCCGCATGGACCGCTGCCAAGGGCGCCACAAGCTACACGCTGCTCGTGAGCAAGGTCGACACCACGACCACGCCCGTGACCCCTGGCACAAGCTCGCTGCTGCTCGACGAGGACATGAGCAAGGGCACCACCACCTGGACCACGGGAGGCAAGTACTACAACGACAACGGCTACTTGCGCCTGGGCACCGGCAAGGGCAACGGCAGCGTGACCAGCCCGGCCATCGACCTTGCGGCAAGCGCCGGCGTGGCTACTGTGGCAGTCACTGCCAAGGCCTACGGCTCCGACAGCAACGTGCCCATGCAGGTGAGCCTTGTCGACGCCAAGGGCAACACGCTCGCCAGCCAGAGCTTCACGCTCACGGCGGGCGACATTGTGTACACAGCTGTGCTCAAGGGCAACGCCAGTGCCGACAACAAGGTGAGGATAGAGAACACCACCACCGGCAAGCGCGTGCTGCTCAAGCAGGTGAAGGTGTATCGCGGCAACGCCGCGAGCAAGGCTCCCGTCGAGACAGGCGACACCGCCACCCGCACCGTGACCGGCATCACCGGCACCAGCTACAAGGTGACCTCGCTCGCGAGCGGCGCCGTCTACGACTACAAGGTGAAGGCAGTGTATGCCGGCGGCGAGTCGGGCTGGAGCAACGTGATACGCACCCATCTGCCCTCGGGCACGACCCTGTTGCCGGGCGACGCCGACGGCAACGGCCGTGTCGACATCACCGATGCCACCACGCTCATCAACAAGATTCTGGGCCATGAGCCCTCGCCGTTTGTCGAGGCCAATGCCGACGTCGACGGCAATGGCCGCTACGACGTGAGCGACGTGACGGGTATCAACGTCATCATCCTGCAGCAGCAATAACACTCTCCCCACGCGTGCGCGAGCAATGACACACAAGCGGGCTGCCCCCACATTGAGGGCAGCCCGCTTGGCACTTTGCCCGCAGCCCGAGGCCGCGATGTTGTGGCAAGAAGAAAGCCGCCTTCCTGCACAGAGGGCAGCTCTCATAGAGGTAAAAAGATGTTTTTAAGGAAACCGAAATGTTTAATCAATTTCTTCGTCGGCCTCATAGCCGCCCATCTCGCGCAGAGCGTTCTTGAGCATCACATACTGCTGGAACAGGTGGTTGACGGGCACCTCATCCTTGGTATAGTCGTGCATGGGCGCCTTGAGGAAGAAGCTCAGGAAGCGCTGTATGCCATAGCGCCCTGCACGGTGTGCAAGGTCCATGAGCAGTGTCAGGTCGAGGCACAAGGGTGCAGCCAGTATTGAGTCGCGGCACAGGAAGTTGATCTTGATCTGCATGGGATAGCCGAGCCACCCGAAGATGTCGATATTGTCCCAGCCCTCCTTGTTGTCGTTGCGCGGCGGGTAGTAGTTGATGCGCACCTTGTGGTAGTAGTTGCTGTACAGGTCGGGCTGCTTGTCGGCCACGAGGATCGACTCCAGGGTAGAGAGCTTCGACACCTCCTTGGTGTGGAAGTTGGCAGGCTCGTCAAGCACAAGACCGTCGCGGTTGCCCAGTATGTTGGTCGAGAACCAGCCGTTCAAGCCCAGGCAGCGCGTGCCTATGATGGGGGCGAAACCGCTCTTTACCAGCGTTTGGCCCGTCTTGAAGTCCTTGCCGGCGATAGGCAGTTTCTTCTCCTCGGCAAGCTCCCACATGGCAGGAATGTCGACGGTGGTGTTGGGGGCGCCCATGATGAATGGAGCATCCTCTTGCAGGGCGGCATAGGCGTAGCACATCGAGGGGGCGATGTGCACGGTGTCGTTGGCCTTCATGGCAGCCTCGAGGGCAGCCAGTGTGCCGTGATACTTCATGTCGGGGGCAACGTAAATCTCGGTCGAAGCGGCCCAGAGCACAACCACGCGGTCCACACCATTCTCCTTCTTGAAGTTGCGTATGTCTTCGCGTATCTGCTGAGCCATGTCCCAGCGGTCCTTGCAGTCTTTCACATTGTTGCCATCGAGACGCTTGGCATAGTTCTTGTCGAAGGCAGCCTTGAGGGGCTTGATGTTGACAAGCTCATCTTTCACTGGCTCGATATCTTTGGGTTGCAGCACTTGGGCGTTGCATGCGCTCTCATAGGCATTGACGGGATACACATCCCAAGCGCCAAACACGATGTCGTTGAGGTCGGCCAGGGGCACGATATCTTTGTAGTGCAGATATTTCTTGTCGGCGCCGCGGCCCACGCGTATTTTGTCGTACTGGGTCATCGAGCCCACGGGCTTGCCCAGACCCTTGCGCACCATCAGCACGCCAGTCATGAATGTTGTACTCACGGCACCCAATCCGACTACCATGATGCCAAGTTTACCTGTAGCAGGTTTTACATTTGAATTTGCCATAATTTGTAAGCTATTTTTGATAGATTAATGTATTCTGTTATCGTTTATAGTCATTTTCTTGCCCCGCCAAGGGGAAAGACGTGGCAAAATTAGTACCTTTTCCCAAACAAAAAAATTTTTTAATGCTAATATTTAGTTAAATTCTCCTATTAAAACCCTTTATTATGTAATTTATTTTAAATCCACGTATTTAACTGGCAATATAAACTAAGTTTTGTTAATCGCACATCGGCTATTTTGCAAACAAAAACACCCAAAACTCCCTATTTTGGCACAACTAAAGCCCACGAAACACTTTTTTACATATCAAGCGGCTGGCTGCCGGCGGGCGGCACCGTTCCTTTCCCCCTCCAGCCCGCAGCCGCCCACGGCACGAAAACGGGAGGCAAAAAACCGAAGCCTCAATAGCTGAAATACAAAAAATTATCACTACCTTTGCCCCAAATAATTGTGCCCACGACGGGCGCAACATGCAACGACAACGAGCTTATAATAATTGAACTGAAAAAAATAGTATATACACATCAATCATGCAGATCGTAGAAGAGAGCGCTGGTGCACCCGCCAGCACAAGTCCTAATCGCAAGGAAACAAAGAAAAATGCAACCATCTCGATGCGCGATTTTCTGAGTGCCTGCTTGCACAACTGGTACTGGTTTGTGATCTCAGTCATCGCCGTGGGCTGCCTGGCCTTCCTGTATGCCAAGTCACAGATGCAGCAATACAGCGCATCGGCCTCAATCATAATCATCAACGACTCCTACAAGCCACAAGGCAGCCAGCAACAGGTGTTTGCCGATCTCGACCTCTCGGGCAGCAAGAACTCGATTGCCAACGAGATTTACAAGATCAAAGCCACCTCGCTCATGGAGCAGGTGGTGGAACAGCTGGGACTCAACATCCAGTACTACGGGCATGTGTACCTGCGCGACGTGAACTGCTACAAGTCGAGCCCGCTCGAGATCACCCCGCTCAGCGACAAGGTGACCTCGTTTGACATGACCATCGTGCCCAAGGGCGGCGACAACCTGCAGTACAAAATCAACGACGGCTCGTGGCACCGTGGCCGCTTCGGCAACAAGGTGAACACCGCAGTGGGGCCGGTAGCCATCATCAAGACCAACACCTACAACGAGCAATACGTGGGCTTTACCGTCGTGGCCAAGGTGAGACCAGTCCACGCTGTGGCCGCCGGTCTTGAGGCCAGCCTCACCGCCGAGAATCCCGACCAGGCTTCCGACATCGTGAACCTCACCATCAAGACCAACAACGCCGCCCTGGGCACCGACGTGCTCAACACCCTCATCACGCTCTACAACCAAAACGCTCTCAACGACAAGAACAGCGTGGCACGCAGCACCGAGAGCTTCATCGCCAACCGCATCGCCTCGCTCTCCAAGGACTTGAGCGGCGTCGACAGCCGCATCGCACAGCTCAAGGTGGGCTCGACCAATGCCACCATCTACAGCGACCCGAGCAGCACCATCCAATATGTGAACAACGCCAACGACGCCGACCTGCAGATGAGCATCGCCAACGACATGCTTGCCCACATCCAGCACATGGCTGGCAAGGAGCTCATACCAGGCAACACCGGCCTCAACAACGCAGGCCTCATGGACCAAATCACGGCCTACAACGAGGCCATGCTCAAGTACCAGAAGATAGCAGCCACGTCGAGTGCCGAG
This window contains:
- a CDS encoding endonuclease, translated to MKRAITLWLLCAAVTSMALAAKQPAGYYQQAQGKTGQALLSALYNIISSHTSISYSGLWTAYKTTDCDSEGYIIDMYSNVRYLYGQKQGASYSNIGDSYNREHSFPQSWFAKATPMKTDLFHVVPTDGYVNNQRGNYPFGECEGGTRLTNGSYRAKGRLGTCTTTGYSGKVWEPDDEYKGDFARIYFYMATCYNNRIASWPGNDSNAAAVLAGNSYPVYKDWYIAMLLKWDREDPVSERERERNDAVYDLQKNRNPYVDHPELVEYVWGNKIGTAWQENGDTATVTIVTPTALPAIDSTSTSLTAAWTAAKGATSYTLLVSKVDTTTTPVTPGTSSLLLDEDMSKGTTTWTTGGKYYNDNGYLRLGTGKGNGSVTSPAIDLAASAGVATVAVTAKAYGSDSNVPMQVSLVDAKGNTLASQSFTLTAGDIVYTAVLKGNASADNKVRIENTTTGKRVLLKQVKVYRGNAASKAPVETGDTATRTVTGITGTSYKVTSLASGAVYDYKVKAVYAGGESGWSNVIRTHLPSGTTLLPGDADGNGRVDITDATTLINKILGHEPSPFVEANADVDGNGRYDVSDVTGINVIILQQQ
- a CDS encoding inositol-3-phosphate synthase, whose amino-acid sequence is MANSNVKPATGKLGIMVVGLGAVSTTFMTGVLMVRKGLGKPVGSMTQYDKIRVGRGADKKYLHYKDIVPLADLNDIVFGAWDVYPVNAYESACNAQVLQPKDIEPVKDELVNIKPLKAAFDKNYAKRLDGNNVKDCKDRWDMAQQIREDIRNFKKENGVDRVVVLWAASTEIYVAPDMKYHGTLAALEAAMKANDTVHIAPSMCYAYAALQEDAPFIMGAPNTTVDIPAMWELAEEKKLPIAGKDFKTGQTLVKSGFAPIIGTRCLGLNGWFSTNILGNRDGLVLDEPANFHTKEVSKLSTLESILVADKQPDLYSNYYHKVRINYYPPRNDNKEGWDNIDIFGWLGYPMQIKINFLCRDSILAAPLCLDLTLLMDLAHRAGRYGIQRFLSFFLKAPMHDYTKDEVPVNHLFQQYVMLKNALREMGGYEADEEID
- the rlmN gene encoding 23S rRNA (adenine(2503)-C(2))-methyltransferase RlmN, producing the protein MQVIKTKQLKPLAGMTLQELQEVSSQLGMPKFVAKQLADWIYVKRVSSFDDMLNISKANRQKLAERFKVGLYGPESAQRSADGTVKYLFAAGDDKSIESVYIPDEDRATLCISSQKGCRMNCYFCMTGRQGYHGNLTANQIVNQILSVPESSQLTNVVFMGMGEPLDNPDEVLKVIEILTAPWGLAWSPKRITVSTVGVKPALKQLVETTQVHIAVSVHNAIAQERGSMMPIEKVYPIKEVLEMLGEYDFAHQRRLSLEYIMWQWFNDDIKHAEALREIIPNEHVRVNLIRYHMIPGVPKLRTSSDERMAQFRDYLNGHGITCTIRRSRGEDISAACGMLAGKVKDLAKKDNSKSNNTTK